One genomic segment of Candidatus Saccharimonadales bacterium includes these proteins:
- the pilM gene encoding pilus assembly protein PilM, which yields MAKLFYKDKPIIGLDISQTGIKVMAVDPKKWSVLGYGSIDLDPAKVQESLDSDDTYLSENISLLLGEKLIGELPSNHAIIGIPTSRTFSRTFTVPAKAEKTLADAVEIEVDQYIPIPMSALYVDYEIIERTKENLTIIMSAVPKVLVDSCMAACLAANLRPIMIEPGINSVARVLETTEEGHLPTLIVDIGPASTDIAVLDGGAIRVSGGVGIGGNTFTLDIAKKLNVALENAHQLKVLNGLSTGPRQAKINGALGPSLQRIVTEIRKVIRYYNERLNDDRKIEQVLVVGGGSNVPGIGDYFTNELVMAARVASPWQKLDFGKLPQPSKQFRPRYITVAGLASVNEKEVWK from the coding sequence ATGGCAAAATTATTCTATAAAGACAAGCCAATTATCGGACTTGATATCAGCCAAACCGGTATCAAGGTCATGGCTGTGGACCCAAAAAAGTGGTCCGTTTTAGGATACGGTTCGATTGATCTTGACCCGGCCAAGGTACAAGAGTCACTTGATAGTGACGATACGTATCTGAGCGAAAATATCAGTTTGTTACTAGGCGAAAAGCTCATCGGGGAACTACCTAGCAATCATGCGATTATCGGTATCCCTACAAGTCGAACTTTCTCCCGGACGTTTACCGTCCCGGCAAAGGCAGAGAAGACTCTCGCGGATGCCGTCGAAATTGAAGTTGATCAATATATTCCTATCCCTATGAGCGCGCTTTACGTGGATTACGAAATCATCGAGCGTACCAAAGAAAACCTGACTATTATCATGTCCGCCGTTCCAAAAGTATTAGTAGACAGCTGTATGGCCGCATGTCTTGCCGCCAATCTAAGGCCAATCATGATAGAGCCTGGAATCAACTCCGTCGCCCGCGTTCTTGAAACAACCGAGGAAGGACACTTGCCTACCTTGATTGTTGATATTGGCCCAGCAAGTACGGATATTGCCGTCCTTGATGGAGGTGCTATTCGCGTGAGTGGGGGTGTCGGTATTGGTGGAAATACGTTTACGCTCGATATTGCTAAAAAGTTAAATGTTGCGCTTGAAAATGCCCATCAGCTAAAAGTCTTAAACGGACTCAGCACGGGCCCTAGGCAAGCCAAAATAAACGGCGCGTTAGGACCTAGCCTGCAACGAATCGTCACAGAGATCCGTAAGGTTATCCGTTATTACAACGAACGTCTTAACGATGACCGCAAAATCGAACAGGTCCTCGTCGTAGGAGGTGGTAGCAACGTACCCGGTATTGGAGACTACTTCACCAACGAGCTCGTCATGGCTGCGCGAGTCGCAAGCCCTTGGCAGAAACTTGATTTTGGTAAATTACCTCAACCTAGCAAACAATTCCGCCCTCGTTACATAACTGTCGCCGGCCTTGCGAGTGTCAACGAGAAAGAGGTCTGGAAATGA
- a CDS encoding GspE/PulE family protein: protein MRISDITIEKLLERSGVVNAEQIAVLKEESARSRRSLQDLVIQNDLIDNKTLTKQFAEYAQIPFVELDPAQIPHDVLNKIPERIARQYNTVLFKIDEDGTMHLAMDDPDDVQAVSFIQKEIGENTKIYIATRDNILSCLENYRGDVNQELNAVINIQREDKGDNQTVTEADVAEDSPIAQTVNLLLEYAIRSNASDIHIEPREEFVQVRYRIDGVLKEVNRLPRNVIGALTSRIKILSNLKIDERRVPQDGRFKIKIAGKQYALRVSTLPVADGEKVVMRILDESNQAITLQDLGYWGHSLEVISEAITEPNGMVLITGPTGSGKSTSLFSVLTMLNTPDVNISTIEDPVEYKIPGVNQTQTNVKAGMTFASGLRALLRQDPNVIMVGEIRDGETANLGVQAALTGHLVFSTLHTNNAATCLPRLLDMGIEPFLIASTVKAVVGQRLVRRLCTNCRQTYTPTADEIKAITHLFNLHDNQDFGHIHDLEEQAQKQAVGGDTPLGTSETTITNLWKAAPEGCDECSHTGYRGRIGIYEVLGNTVPVQKLIVANATSNQIQDLAIAEGMVTMQTDGLVKALRGNTTVEEVLRVTKE, encoded by the coding sequence ATGCGTATTTCAGATATTACTATCGAAAAGTTGCTCGAGCGCAGCGGCGTGGTCAACGCAGAGCAAATCGCCGTTCTTAAGGAAGAGAGCGCTCGTTCAAGACGCTCTTTGCAAGACCTTGTTATTCAAAATGATCTTATAGACAACAAGACACTCACGAAACAATTTGCCGAATATGCACAAATACCTTTTGTCGAACTCGATCCGGCCCAAATTCCACACGATGTTTTAAATAAAATCCCAGAACGTATTGCCCGGCAATACAACACGGTCCTGTTCAAGATTGATGAAGACGGCACGATGCATCTGGCAATGGACGACCCCGACGATGTTCAGGCTGTCAGTTTTATTCAAAAAGAAATCGGCGAAAACACTAAAATTTATATCGCAACACGCGATAATATTCTTTCTTGTCTTGAAAATTACCGAGGTGATGTCAACCAAGAACTAAACGCAGTTATTAATATTCAACGTGAAGACAAAGGTGACAACCAAACAGTCACTGAAGCCGATGTTGCTGAAGATTCGCCGATTGCCCAAACCGTAAACCTTTTGCTTGAATACGCCATTCGTAGTAATGCCAGCGATATCCATATCGAACCCCGCGAAGAATTTGTTCAGGTCCGCTACCGTATTGACGGGGTACTAAAAGAGGTGAATCGCCTACCCCGAAATGTTATTGGCGCGCTGACGAGTCGCATTAAAATCCTTTCCAACCTTAAAATTGACGAACGTCGCGTACCTCAGGACGGCCGTTTCAAGATTAAAATTGCGGGGAAACAATACGCTCTACGTGTCAGTACACTGCCTGTAGCTGATGGTGAAAAAGTCGTTATGCGTATCTTGGATGAATCAAACCAAGCTATCACGCTCCAGGACCTTGGTTACTGGGGACACTCCCTGGAAGTTATCTCCGAGGCTATCACCGAGCCAAACGGCATGGTTCTCATTACCGGACCGACAGGATCGGGTAAATCTACCAGTCTCTTTAGTGTCCTCACCATGCTTAATACGCCCGACGTTAATATTTCAACGATTGAAGATCCGGTTGAGTACAAAATCCCAGGAGTGAACCAAACACAAACCAACGTAAAGGCAGGTATGACCTTTGCCAGCGGGCTGCGCGCGCTCCTTCGTCAAGATCCGAACGTTATCATGGTTGGTGAGATCCGTGACGGCGAAACTGCCAACTTAGGCGTGCAAGCGGCACTAACCGGACACCTTGTTTTTAGTACGCTGCACACCAATAACGCAGCGACATGTCTGCCTCGACTTCTCGACATGGGGATTGAACCCTTCCTTATCGCCAGCACGGTTAAAGCCGTTGTGGGTCAGCGTCTTGTCCGGCGTTTATGCACAAATTGCCGTCAGACCTACACGCCGACCGCTGATGAGATAAAAGCCATTACTCATCTATTCAACCTCCACGACAATCAGGATTTTGGGCACATTCATGATCTTGAAGAACAAGCGCAGAAACAAGCTGTCGGTGGGGATACGCCCCTTGGCACATCCGAAACAACGATTACAAACCTATGGAAAGCCGCGCCTGAAGGCTGCGACGAATGCAGCCATACGGGATACAGAGGCCGTATTGGTATCTACGAAGTCTTAGGAAACACCGTTCCTGTTCAAAAACTGATCGTCGCTAACGCAACCAGCAATCAGATCCAAGACCTAGCAATTGCCGAGGGAATGGTCACTATGCAAACTGACGGACTCGTCAAAGCACTCCGCGGTAATACAACAGTCGAAGAAGTCCTGAGAGTGACTAAAGAATAG
- the tsaB gene encoding tRNA (adenosine(37)-N6)-threonylcarbamoyltransferase complex dimerization subunit type 1 TsaB has protein sequence MILLLDTSTPVCKIMLVDSDWHYNDEWQADRTLARGLLNYLQEQLQKNGKTFTDISGIGVFRGPGSFTGLRIGLTVLNTMADSLAIPIVGGEGETWRDQVIIKLQSGQNDQIVLPLYGSDAHITKPRK, from the coding sequence ATGATTCTTTTACTCGATACGTCCACTCCTGTCTGTAAAATTATGCTTGTCGATAGTGACTGGCATTATAACGACGAATGGCAAGCGGACCGCACGCTGGCTAGAGGTCTGCTTAACTATTTGCAAGAACAATTACAAAAAAATGGTAAAACGTTTACGGATATTTCTGGAATAGGCGTATTTCGCGGACCAGGCAGTTTTACGGGTCTTCGAATTGGCCTGACGGTTTTAAATACCATGGCCGATAGTTTGGCAATTCCGATTGTAGGTGGAGAGGGCGAAACATGGAGAGACCAAGTTATTATCAAACTACAGTCTGGCCAAAACGATCAGATTGTTCTTCCTCTGTACGGCAGTGACGCCCATATCACAAAACCGCGCAAATAA
- a CDS encoding class E sortase: MLHIDKPRHFPVKGLIVTIVALLFVIVGAYILLLVLTPNIPFLYSSQPLNVKAMGSPKVGVNKIMIPGIGVDIPYGSNGQASLDSGAWWRYPERGDPAKGGNFVIAAHRFSIQPTPRETAIKSPFYHLDKVKVGDPIIVDFQGKRYGYKISKAYTVKPSQTEIEAQTDKPKMTLYSCELGGSSAGRTVFDAEPMGEITVQ, translated from the coding sequence ATGTTGCATATAGACAAGCCACGCCACTTTCCCGTAAAAGGCCTTATAGTGACTATTGTTGCACTTCTTTTTGTGATCGTTGGTGCGTACATTTTACTACTTGTTCTTACACCGAATATACCGTTCCTATATTCCTCGCAGCCGCTTAACGTAAAGGCTATGGGCTCACCTAAAGTAGGGGTGAATAAAATTATGATACCTGGAATTGGCGTCGATATACCGTATGGATCTAATGGACAAGCTTCACTTGACAGTGGTGCTTGGTGGCGCTATCCAGAGCGTGGTGATCCAGCAAAGGGCGGTAATTTTGTTATTGCCGCACACAGATTTAGCATTCAACCAACCCCACGTGAAACAGCTATTAAATCACCCTTTTACCACTTAGATAAAGTAAAAGTGGGCGATCCAATTATTGTTGATTTTCAGGGCAAACGATATGGATACAAAATAAGCAAAGCATACACGGTCAAGCCTAGCCAAACAGAAATCGAAGCACAGACAGATAAGCCTAAAATGACATTATATAGCTGCGAGCTAGGCGGATCTAGTGCTGGACGTACCGTATTTGACGCCGAACCAATGGGCGAAATAACCGTCCAATAG
- the tsaE gene encoding tRNA (adenosine(37)-N6)-threonylcarbamoyltransferase complex ATPase subunit type 1 TsaE, with translation MTITTESEDEMKEFGARLGALLNGGEIIELVGDVGAGKTTLAKGIAKGFGVDEDVQSPSFTISRVYVAANNLQLAHYDFYRLNDAGIMTSELHETLNDPHSVTMIEWAEIVSGVLPADRLTIQITSPTENSRKVMLSAGGEKSTQLVKALV, from the coding sequence ATGACAATCACTACCGAAAGTGAAGACGAAATGAAGGAGTTTGGTGCTCGGCTCGGAGCGCTTCTTAATGGTGGGGAAATTATTGAGCTTGTTGGTGATGTCGGTGCTGGGAAGACGACCCTTGCCAAAGGAATTGCGAAGGGCTTTGGCGTTGACGAAGACGTACAAAGCCCTAGTTTTACCATTAGCCGGGTGTACGTGGCGGCAAATAATCTACAGTTAGCACACTATGACTTTTATCGGCTGAATGATGCGGGAATTATGACGAGCGAGCTGCACGAAACACTTAATGATCCTCACTCCGTTACGATGATTGAATGGGCCGAGATCGTAAGCGGCGTACTACCGGCCGATAGGCTCACAATTCAGATTACTTCTCCAACCGAAAACTCTCGCAAGGTTATGTTGTCGGCTGGCGGTGAAAAAAGTACCCAGCTCGTAAAGGCGCTTGTATGA
- a CDS encoding type II secretion system F family protein has product MPKFIYIATNSLNKSITGTLEAADKSAAIAAIIKQGMRPISVKPGSGGAKAFSFNDFLGGNKVKSDDLVMFTRQLSAMVSAGVPLLRALSSLQQHSESPALKKVLATVIKDVEGGAPLGDALTKYPNTFSDVYVNMVRAGEAAGILDEILKRLALQQEKNATIRKKVKSAMTYPMVLIFITVIAFFGLMIFVIPQIGKILKDLGGPDAELPPLTQGMLSISGFITSYWYIVFPALIAGVVFLVRYIKTPKGKNQFHHLMLKMPGVNTIVKKLAVARFARTFSALMGAGVAVLEALTVTSRAVGNVVYEKALLDAAEAVKNGSTLSSVIEKNPLFPAIVAQMLSVGEETGQTDIVLVKVADFYEEEVDVAIEGISSIIEPVMIVLMGGMIGLIAASVMGPIAGLAQNVK; this is encoded by the coding sequence ATGCCTAAGTTTATTTACATAGCGACAAACAGCCTGAATAAATCAATTACCGGCACACTTGAGGCAGCCGACAAATCAGCCGCTATCGCGGCAATCATCAAACAAGGCATGCGGCCTATCAGCGTCAAACCTGGATCAGGTGGCGCCAAAGCATTTAGCTTTAACGATTTTCTGGGTGGCAATAAGGTAAAATCCGACGACCTTGTTATGTTCACACGCCAGCTCAGTGCCATGGTAAGTGCCGGTGTCCCCCTTCTTCGTGCGCTTAGCTCCCTCCAACAACATAGTGAAAGCCCGGCTCTTAAAAAAGTACTTGCAACAGTCATTAAAGACGTAGAGGGCGGCGCACCTCTGGGTGATGCTTTAACAAAGTACCCTAATACCTTTAGCGATGTTTACGTGAACATGGTCCGTGCCGGTGAAGCCGCAGGTATTCTAGATGAAATTTTAAAGCGACTAGCTTTGCAACAAGAAAAAAACGCGACGATTCGTAAAAAAGTAAAAAGTGCCATGACCTATCCGATGGTTCTGATTTTTATTACCGTTATCGCCTTTTTTGGACTTATGATATTTGTTATTCCACAAATTGGTAAAATCCTCAAAGACCTCGGCGGACCTGATGCGGAGCTGCCGCCGCTAACACAAGGGATGCTGTCGATCAGCGGATTTATAACCAGCTATTGGTATATTGTCTTCCCCGCGCTTATTGCCGGCGTTGTCTTTTTGGTTCGTTACATAAAGACGCCAAAAGGTAAAAACCAATTTCATCATCTTATGTTAAAAATGCCCGGAGTTAACACTATTGTTAAAAAGCTAGCCGTCGCCCGTTTTGCGCGCACCTTCTCGGCATTAATGGGTGCGGGTGTCGCCGTACTTGAAGCCCTGACCGTCACGTCGCGGGCAGTAGGAAATGTCGTCTATGAAAAGGCTCTTCTTGATGCAGCCGAAGCCGTTAAAAATGGATCAACCCTTTCGTCGGTCATTGAAAAGAACCCGCTGTTTCCAGCCATCGTTGCGCAGATGCTTTCTGTGGGTGAAGAAACGGGTCAAACTGATATCGTCCTCGTCAAAGTCGCGGATTTCTACGAAGAAGAGGTCGACGTAGCCATCGAAGGCATCAGTTCGATTATCGAACCGGTCATGATCGTTCTTATGGGTGGAATGATCGGGTTGATCGCAGCGAGCGTCATGGGCCCGATTGCCGGCCTTGCTCAAAACGTCAAATAG
- a CDS encoding low affinity iron permease family protein, whose product MSQKKGQDIFTRFTSNVASILGHAWVFASALLILIVWAVTGPLLGFSDTWQLIINTGTTIITFLMVFIIQNTQNRDNLAMNLKMDALMQKAGITASDLMEAEDKSDKKLEHERKRMRRKVSNKTGESKKTRKK is encoded by the coding sequence ATGAGTCAGAAAAAAGGTCAAGATATATTTACCCGTTTTACAAGTAATGTCGCTTCAATTTTGGGACATGCATGGGTGTTTGCATCAGCCCTACTTATACTTATCGTGTGGGCAGTGACTGGTCCATTACTTGGGTTTTCGGACACGTGGCAATTAATTATTAACACCGGAACAACGATTATTACTTTTTTGATGGTGTTTATTATTCAAAATACGCAAAATCGGGATAATCTTGCGATGAATCTGAAGATGGATGCACTGATGCAGAAAGCCGGCATCACTGCAAGCGATTTGATGGAAGCCGAAGACAAAAGCGATAAAAAACTTGAACATGAGAGAAAGCGCATGCGACGCAAAGTAAGTAATAAGACTGGGGAAAGTAAGAAGACACGTAAGAAATAG
- a CDS encoding PilN domain-containing protein has protein sequence MINLLPPANKRQIRAGRSNTLLVRYNFFLLGALGFLLIAIGFVYFYLVNTKTSAEAVVQENQTKVTDFRQVEQEANEFKNNLAVAKQILSKEVVYTKVILEIAALIPKGVVLDNLNLDAKTFGTETTLTARAKTVDDAIALKNSFQNSPSFSNVHFQSIATAEAGGTYPINVSLNVTINKDAAK, from the coding sequence ATGATCAACCTTTTACCTCCAGCCAATAAACGTCAGATAAGAGCAGGTCGCAGCAATACGCTGCTTGTCCGCTATAATTTCTTTTTGCTTGGCGCGTTAGGGTTTCTTTTAATCGCAATCGGTTTTGTTTACTTCTACCTCGTCAATACGAAAACAAGTGCCGAAGCGGTAGTCCAAGAAAACCAGACAAAAGTTACCGACTTCCGACAAGTTGAACAAGAGGCAAACGAATTTAAAAACAACCTCGCCGTCGCTAAACAAATTCTTAGCAAGGAAGTTGTCTATACGAAAGTCATCCTCGAAATCGCCGCACTGATACCAAAAGGCGTCGTGCTTGATAACCTTAATCTTGATGCCAAGACATTCGGTACTGAAACAACTCTGACGGCTCGTGCCAAGACTGTTGATGACGCAATTGCTCTTAAAAACTCGTTCCAAAATTCACCATCCTTTTCTAATGTCCATTTTCAAAGTATTGCCACTGCCGAAGCAGGAGGTACATATCCTATTAATGTCAGTTTAAACGTTACTATCAATAAGGATGCAGCCAAGTGA
- a CDS encoding NUDIX hydrolase yields the protein MAITPFTTEEKANWHNNLPAKPCGAAMICVNKENKMLAVKASYKDHWSVPGGVVDEGESPQKAALRELQEEVNISLVSSQIKFVDVVYHHPQDDRKDFVHFLFMATNVNATATPDMHEIVEAKWVSPKEFRELCRGAPHLIRAADIVDGLNPQQYLENTRSLTGK from the coding sequence ATGGCTATTACTCCTTTTACAACTGAGGAAAAAGCTAACTGGCATAATAATTTACCTGCAAAACCATGTGGTGCGGCTATGATTTGTGTTAATAAGGAAAACAAGATGCTCGCTGTAAAAGCATCTTACAAAGACCATTGGTCAGTTCCTGGCGGAGTTGTTGACGAAGGCGAGTCGCCGCAAAAGGCAGCTCTACGCGAACTTCAAGAAGAGGTGAATATCTCTCTCGTATCTAGTCAAATCAAATTCGTAGATGTTGTCTATCACCATCCTCAAGATGACAGGAAGGACTTTGTCCATTTTCTATTTATGGCAACTAATGTTAATGCTACCGCTACGCCAGATATGCATGAGATTGTCGAAGCAAAATGGGTTTCTCCAAAGGAATTTAGGGAATTGTGTCGAGGCGCCCCACACCTTATTAGGGCTGCGGATATTGTCGATGGCTTGAATCCTCAACAATACCTTGAAAATACACGTTCGCTCACAGGTAAATAA
- the rny gene encoding ribonuclease Y has translation MIEGLIAAVLGVVFGVGGTVVYEKRRLTDGRNKAEKEIAQAKTKAGDIVLKAKDEAVELENERRKEWKKTENRLADREVSLDKKLDEIDRRAEKLRVSESEVEELKNEIRDIRTRQQEKLEKIAGLKKADAADKLMQMTERDIKEDLVGLVTKLQHDAMEDAEERAQTILVTAMERMSSEVTAERTVTAIKLTDDEMKGRIIGKEGRNIQALQRATGVDILVDDTPGMIILSSFDPIRRQVARLTLEMLMKDGRIHPGRIEEVVEKAGKQIDKDITRAGEDAAREVGVAGIPKEMIRLLGELKFRTSYGQNVLMHSTEMAHMAGLIAEEIGANVRVTKIATLLHDVGKAVTHKIEGKHHHIGAELARKYGMSEDIAHAIEAHHDDIEATTPEALVVRVCDALSAARPGARNISAENFVERMRDLENVATSFKGIDKAYAISAGREIRVIVSPKAIDDLSAIKLARDIATKIESTMQYPGTIKVNVIRETRAIEFAK, from the coding sequence ATGATAGAGGGATTAATTGCCGCTGTTCTAGGGGTAGTTTTTGGCGTAGGCGGAACAGTCGTTTACGAGAAGCGCCGGCTAACCGATGGCAGAAATAAAGCAGAAAAAGAAATCGCGCAGGCGAAAACAAAAGCGGGCGACATTGTCTTAAAGGCAAAAGATGAAGCCGTAGAGCTTGAAAACGAACGTCGAAAAGAATGGAAAAAAACCGAAAACCGATTGGCGGACCGAGAAGTTAGCCTTGATAAAAAACTCGATGAAATCGACAGGCGAGCCGAAAAATTGCGCGTTAGCGAAAGCGAAGTCGAAGAATTAAAGAACGAAATTCGGGATATCCGTACCCGCCAGCAAGAAAAACTTGAAAAGATCGCAGGGCTTAAAAAAGCCGATGCTGCCGACAAATTAATGCAAATGACAGAGCGTGACATCAAGGAAGACCTTGTCGGACTTGTGACAAAATTGCAGCACGACGCCATGGAAGATGCTGAAGAACGTGCGCAAACAATTTTGGTAACGGCTATGGAGCGCATGTCTAGTGAAGTCACGGCTGAGCGCACGGTGACTGCAATCAAACTCACCGATGATGAAATGAAAGGCCGTATTATCGGCAAAGAAGGACGTAATATTCAGGCACTGCAACGTGCAACGGGCGTCGATATTTTGGTTGACGATACTCCAGGTATGATTATCCTATCTAGCTTTGATCCAATTCGCCGCCAGGTTGCTAGGTTAACACTTGAAATGCTGATGAAAGACGGCCGTATTCACCCGGGCCGCATCGAAGAAGTTGTCGAAAAAGCCGGGAAACAAATTGATAAAGACATTACCAGGGCAGGGGAAGATGCAGCCCGCGAAGTCGGTGTTGCTGGTATTCCAAAGGAAATGATTCGCCTACTTGGTGAGCTGAAATTCCGTACAAGCTATGGTCAAAATGTTTTGATGCACAGTACCGAAATGGCGCATATGGCAGGACTCATTGCTGAAGAAATTGGTGCGAATGTTCGTGTGACTAAAATCGCGACATTGCTTCATGATGTTGGCAAAGCGGTGACGCATAAAATCGAAGGAAAACATCACCACATCGGTGCGGAACTTGCCCGTAAATATGGCATGAGTGAAGACATTGCCCATGCAATCGAAGCTCACCATGACGATATTGAAGCAACTACTCCAGAAGCGCTAGTTGTCCGTGTGTGTGATGCACTTTCAGCTGCTCGTCCAGGTGCTAGGAACATCAGCGCTGAAAACTTTGTTGAACGTATGCGCGATCTTGAAAATGTTGCAACTAGCTTTAAGGGTATTGACAAAGCCTACGCTATTAGTGCTGGTCGTGAAATCCGCGTTATCGTGAGTCCAAAGGCAATCGATGATTTATCTGCTATCAAACTAGCCCGCGACATTGCAACCAAGATTGAAAGCACCATGCAATATCCTGGAACGATCAAAGTAAATGTCATCCGCGAAACCCGCGCAATTGAATTTGCTAAGTAG
- a CDS encoding RecX family transcriptional regulator gives MKITGITAQQKDRDRVNVMVDGKYRFSLDILQVADLGIRIGKEYTDEELLELETESQFGKLYTRALEYSLMRPHSMREVRDYLYRKTRDARTKTGQIKKGVSVELTNRVFDRLLEKGYVDDEKFTRFWVENRNLTKGASQRKIISELRSKGVESSIIEHFVDQSPRNDTDELQKVIAKKRARYPDAQKLMQYLARQGFSYDDIKQALAESEE, from the coding sequence ATGAAGATCACTGGCATTACCGCACAGCAGAAAGACAGGGACCGCGTCAACGTGATGGTTGACGGCAAGTATCGATTCAGTCTGGATATTCTACAGGTGGCCGATCTAGGTATTCGCATAGGCAAAGAATATACCGACGAAGAACTACTGGAACTAGAGACCGAGAGCCAATTTGGAAAATTATACACAAGAGCACTCGAATATAGCCTGATGCGGCCTCATAGTATGCGTGAAGTTCGTGACTATCTATATCGTAAGACGCGCGACGCCAGAACGAAGACCGGCCAAATTAAAAAAGGCGTCAGTGTAGAGCTAACAAATCGAGTTTTTGATCGTTTGCTCGAAAAAGGCTATGTCGATGATGAAAAATTCACGCGTTTTTGGGTAGAGAATCGCAATCTTACAAAAGGTGCCAGTCAAAGAAAGATTATATCCGAGCTTCGCAGCAAGGGTGTCGAATCATCAATTATCGAACACTTTGTTGACCAATCCCCTAGAAATGATACAGACGAATTACAGAAGGTTATTGCCAAGAAGCGCGCGCGCTATCCGGACGCACAAAAACTCATGCAATATTTAGCTAGGCAGGGTTTTAGCTATGACGATATAAAGCAGGCTCTTGCCGAAAGCGAAGAATAA